In Meriones unguiculatus strain TT.TT164.6M chromosome 17, Bangor_MerUng_6.1, whole genome shotgun sequence, a single window of DNA contains:
- the LOC132648678 gene encoding sentrin-specific protease 2-like, whose amino-acid sequence MAPNLQNSVSNGMPKSKMSTPEVKKKALEDQEKGRGLDRGPDVTVDMEKEIGSALGPGSKDEILSCAFKLQMTRGDLWTLRNTQWLNDKVINFYMNLLMERNQSQGYPALHAFNTFFYTKLKSGGYRSVRTWTRAVNIFAKELILVPVHLGMHWSLVVIDLREKSIVYLDSVGQKRPGILELLFCYLREESKARRNSDLSPAEWKQHSMSAEEIPQQLNGGDCGVFACKYADYISRGQPITFSQQHMPLFRKKMVWEILHQRLL is encoded by the exons ATGGCCCCAAATttgcaaa acagtgtcagcaatggcatgcccaaAAGCAAAAtgtcaacacctgaggtcaagaaaaaggctcttgaagaccaagagaagggcagagggctggaccgtggtcctgatgtcacagtggacatggagaaagaaatcggcagtgcgctaggccctgggtcaaaagatgagatcttgagctgtgccttcaaactgcaaatgactcgaggagacctgtggaccctaaggaacacccagtggctcaacgacaaagtcatcaatttttacatgaatcttctcatggaaagaaatcaaagtcaaggctacccggcacttcacgcatttaataccttcttttacaccaagttaaagtctggtggctacaggtcagtcagaacatggacccgggcagtaaacatctttgccaaggaacttatcctggtcccagttcacctgggcatgcactggagcctggtggTCATAGACCTAAGAGAGAAGAGTATTGTCTACCTGGACTCCGTGGGACAGAAGAGACCCGgcatccttgagctgcttttctgctatctgcgggaggagagcaaagcgagaaggaacagcgacctgagccctgcggagtggaagcaacacagcatgtcggcagaggagattcctcagcagctgaacgggggcgactgcggcgtgttcgcctgtaaatatgcagattacatttccaggggccagcccatcaccttctcccagcagcacatgcctcttttcaggaagaagatggtgtgggagatcctgcaccagcgcttactgtag